TAATTACAATCGCCCCCACAGCTCACTAAACTTCCTACCTCCGGCAAAATACAGAGAAAACTATGAAAACAATGTCGATAAGAAACGTGTCACTTTACAAGTGGTGTAAAAAATGGGACAGGGTCAGCTGTATGAAGCCAAGGGATTTACACGCCCGATTTATTTTTTTGGGCGTACAAGGATGGAATTCTGGGACTATACCAATTTTTTGGAACCACTCTCTTTTAAGTATATGATGTCTGCCGATAATCTGGATAAGTTAATCGAAGACAGAGGCTTACATATCAGTTACACCCACTTTAGTGTGCATAGTAATTCCTATATCGGAGCATTCTTTGACGTAAATGAAAACGGAGAATATGAGATCAAAGACGAAGTGGACGATATGCTATTGATGCTGGACTACTACAGACAGCATCGGGGATTGTGGATAGATACTCTGGAGAATATTTTTGACCGTATGCTGGCTATCGAACAAGTGAGACTAATGTCCTACAAGGAAGTGAGTGACGGCATCTATAAGGTAGTGTTGAAAAATGATTCTGACTATGATATCAAGAACTTGCATTTCGAGCATCTGGATACCGGTTTCACCATTCCGTACTTCGCCAAAGGCGATACATTCACGTTCCATACTACATACAAGCCTGAAACGTATACATTCCGACCAGAAAACTACATCATCAGCTATGATGCCGGTAATCTGATCATGAAAAGCAGATATGATCTCAGTATGTCCTCCCATGAAAATAGAGATATTCAATATACGTGGTCAGAAAGTGCAATCATTCCATACCAATGAAACGCTGTATCAGTGGACACAACCTTTCGGCAAACACGCATCAGGTATCTACTTTGCCAGGATAAGCAGAGATAATACCCCTGATATGACACTCAGATTCTACGTAGTGAAGTAGAGAACCGGGAGATACCCTTTAGGTTATAGACTTGCCCGGCCTTTGAACGAAGCAATCGGAATAGATGCATCATCCACCGTGACAACACATTTTCTTGACAGAATGAGAGCTCAGGACAGCATTGCACGATATGGACAGAGAAAACAGATATCTGATTGCCGATGCTCTACATCCCCTCGTCTGCACGGACAAGGTGCGGGATGAGCTTCTGCTGTACAATATACAGGCACAGGATTATCCCAAAGTCTTTGAGCAGTTCAAGCTCATCTGCGATAAGGGATTGGATGTAGCCAGTGCCTTACAGGAGCTCTCCGGCGGTCAGAAAGTGATCCTGATGGCGATCTTGGCTATCTACTCACCGGCGCGGCGCATACACTTCATCAACCTCAACCGTTATCTTGATGCATCAAAAGCGAATGCCCTGAAAACCCTGATCGATGGCAGTGACAAAGAGATATTGGTAGAAGAAGACTCATGATTACTTTTCCACACTCCAGACTGCAAATCTGGCCTCATTTCTGCCTGAACATCATCGATGAGATCAATCTGCTGTGTCCCGGCAGCTACTATCTGAAGGGAAGCAACGGCAGTGGTAAAAGCAGCTTTATAAATCAAGTATTCCTGCCAATCATGAGAGAACGGACAGACCTGCATCTGATCGTACTACAACAGCAAATGCACCTGCAATTGTATGCTTTAAGAGCGTGGGCGGCAATCTATTATCCAGGCAGGATTGTGGCGAACGAAACCGATGTGTGGGAACTGCTGTGGGATGATCTTACCGCTCTCAAGGACGACAAACCTGTGTTTGTGGTAGCCGATGAAGCGCACAACATCCGTATCCCGGAAGGACTTACGCATCCTGTTTGCCTTATTTACAGTTCGCACAACTATCAGATACAAGCAGATAACGTATTGGAATTCAAGCCGATATCCCCAGATGAATCGGAACTGAGACTATTAGCAGAGGATGCTTTATGCGCTCATTGATATATGCCACTCTGCTATTTGGATTATGGTGCCTTGCCTTTGCTGTAATATGGTTTCAAAACCTTGTCTTACAAGGGATATGCTTGCTTGCACTAATCGTGCTGACCCTGAGCATTTTGGGTAGCAGGAAGCTTTTCAAAGAGCTTCGGATCTTAGCTCCCTTCGTAAGTATGCTCATTGTAGTGTATGCAATCTTTATTCTTTTGGGAATAGATCCAGAAGGGAAGGGAGCTTTTCAATACTGGATGAATTACGGATTGCCCCGCGCTTTGCTCTTGGTGAACGCTGTTTTGGCTTTTCGGCTCTGTTTTGCCTTGGTCTCGGTTGATAGCATTTTGGATTCCGACGCCAGTATCCACCGGCTTAAATACATTATCTTGGGCAAGATCCTATATGAAGCGGCTACAAACTCCTATCATCAGCTAAAACAATGGCAAGAGATGACTCCTGGTATGCACGCCAGAAAAGCCACAGGTATCAAAGAGCGCTTTCAAAGAGGTCTGAGCGCTACTTTGGCCTTGGTCCTGTACATCCTGGCTGAGGCCAAATATAAAGGAGAGCGCATCGACAATCTGATCGCCACTTGCCATGAGGAGGAAAGATGAAATGGTACATTACGGTTGGTTTCACGGTATTGGTGATGGCCAGTACACTCTTGATCAGAATACCTGTTCCCGGAGGGGGATACTTCAATTTTGGCGATGTCGTGATAGTGTTCTGTGGTTTGTATGCTGGCAGGCGCTCCGGATTGATCGCCGGGGCGATAGGTTCTGCTCTGGCAGATATCATCGGCTTCCCGCTATTCGCCCCGATCACCCTGGTTGCCAAAGGTAGTCTGGGTTTCTTTGCTGGCCTGGGAAAAGATGCCCATAACCGGGTCCGTTTTATTTGGCCCATTGTGGGGGGAATCTTGATGGTGACAGTGTATTTTGTGGGCACCTGGTTCATGCCCAGCTTTGGTAAAGCAGCCGCCTTTGCGGACTTGCCACCCAATCTGCTGCAGGCTCTTCTCGGTTTCATCGGTGGACGATTGCTGTATAAAGCCTATACGAAGATTGAGGGAATGACTCGGCATTAACCGACATTAAATTCTTGACTAAAGTTCTATTCTGACTATCATTTATGTAAATGCAGAATAAATTGCAAGGAGTAGAGATATGTCGATACCCTTCAACATGAACCGTATGAAAGAAACGGAATTGCATTACCCACAACGTTTTGCCAGTATGATGCAAAAGGACTATGGACTGCTCTTTTGGAACGAAGGCAACAAGTCATCCCGGGAGAGTAACCATGCCGTGATCACTGATCTCTTCGGCATCGAGAGCAGCTTGCGCAACATTGAGTCCTTTTACAAAGCCAAAGGTATCCACCCTTGTATCTTCAGTTCGCTACAAAATAACGAACTGGAGAAAGTATCCGCTCCCTTGTCTCAGCACGGATTCAAGATGGAAATCAAAGACCATGTGTACTTTCTGCATGATCATGAAAGCAGCGTAAAACCCGTAGAGGGATTGGATATTGAGCGCATCCAGGAGCTGGATATCGACATTATGGAAACCATCGCCCTGGAATATGGAGGCGACTGGACTATCCGGGTGGTTGAACGCCACTTACAGCATCCCTCCTATCATCTGTTAGGAGGATTTCACGATGGAGAATTGGCAGCGCTTGCTTCCGTGAGCATCCACGCTGGATATAGCCGTGTATCCGATGTATTCACCCGCGAAAAGTTCCGTGGCAAAGGTTACGCAGCAACCATGATCCACAATCTTGTCTTGTATCACAAGGGAATCAGCCAAAATCATCTATACCTTTTTTCAGATAATCCGCTTACTTCCAAGGTTTATATAAAAACCGGTTTTACACGTCTAGCCAAAGATTTCATCAGCTGGGAAGCACTCAAAGAAGCCTGACGCTCAAATTTTCTATCCTTATCCGGACAATCTGCTACAGCTTTGTGTCTGAAGCCCAGTAGCGGATATATATACCCATTTACTGCCACCTGGTATTTACTATGATATCAAGGTTGAGTAAAATGATGGTCTGGAATAGATTAGACCTGTCGCGGTAAAATTCCTCATTTTGTACTTGACAGTTTTCCCCCATGCCGAATGTTTGTTGCAAATGATTCTCAATAAGGATTAGATTATGCAAGAACATGAAGTTCTATTCCGTAAGTACCTTGAAAATTCCGGACAAAAGCTGACCCACAGTAGAAGCTTGATTCTGGATGCGGCTTTCAAGGTACATGATCACTTCGACGCCGAGACCCTGCATCACATGATCCGCGGGGCAAATGTCTCTTTAGCCACTGTCTATCGCACCCTTCCGCTGTTGGTGAACGCAGGTCTAATCCAATTGGCGGTTCGCAGCGAGGGAAGAGAGCGTTTTGAGCATATCCTGGGTCACCCCAAACATGTCCATTGGATCTGTCACAAATGCAAAACAGTCACAGAAACTGACCTTGCCGCTCTATTGCCTTATTTGCAGAAAGAGGCCAAGGGCATAAAATTCGATATGGATCAGGTAACCATCAATGTAACAGGACTTTGCTGGAAGTGCCGGAGCAATGATAATGAGTCTCAATAAAAACCCCGTTATCGCACTTGC
This sequence is a window from Candidatus Cloacimonadota bacterium. Protein-coding genes within it:
- a CDS encoding ECF transporter S component encodes the protein MKWYITVGFTVLVMASTLLIRIPVPGGGYFNFGDVVIVFCGLYAGRRSGLIAGAIGSALADIIGFPLFAPITLVAKGSLGFFAGLGKDAHNRVRFIWPIVGGILMVTVYFVGTWFMPSFGKAAAFADLPPNLLQALLGFIGGRLLYKAYTKIEGMTRH
- a CDS encoding Fur family transcriptional regulator, whose amino-acid sequence is MQEHEVLFRKYLENSGQKLTHSRSLILDAAFKVHDHFDAETLHHMIRGANVSLATVYRTLPLLVNAGLIQLAVRSEGRERFEHILGHPKHVHWICHKCKTVTETDLAALLPYLQKEAKGIKFDMDQVTINVTGLCWKCRSNDNESQ
- a CDS encoding GNAT family N-acetyltransferase is translated as MSIPFNMNRMKETELHYPQRFASMMQKDYGLLFWNEGNKSSRESNHAVITDLFGIESSLRNIESFYKAKGIHPCIFSSLQNNELEKVSAPLSQHGFKMEIKDHVYFLHDHESSVKPVEGLDIERIQELDIDIMETIALEYGGDWTIRVVERHLQHPSYHLLGGFHDGELAALASVSIHAGYSRVSDVFTREKFRGKGYAATMIHNLVLYHKGISQNHLYLFSDNPLTSKVYIKTGFTRLAKDFISWEALKEA